In Arthrobacter sp. SLBN-112, a genomic segment contains:
- a CDS encoding TerC family protein, translating to MQVTPLIWIITLAVTVLFFVYEFFAHVRKPHEPSIGESARWSAFYIGLALAFGVGIGLVSGWTYGGEYFAGYLTEKALSIDNLFVFLIVMSGFAVPKKYQQKVLMIGIVIALILRGGFIAIGAGLIENFSWIFYIFGALLLFLAYKQAFGSHDSNPADGKFMQLVRRALPVTDEYHGDKLTVKKGATRFFTPMMLTIIAIGFVDLVFAVDSIPAIYGLTDEAYIVFTANAFALMGLRQLFFLIGGLLERLVYLAHGLAVILAFIGVKLVFHALHVNELSFINAGQPLLWVPEIPIWFSLLFIGAAIAVATVASLMKTRGDNGGSGRHTAEGVLVAAVSADDPEADEQPDEDMSPAAGAPK from the coding sequence ATGCAGGTAACACCACTGATCTGGATCATCACCCTTGCTGTGACAGTCCTTTTCTTCGTTTACGAGTTTTTCGCGCACGTGCGCAAGCCCCACGAGCCTTCCATCGGTGAATCGGCGCGCTGGTCGGCTTTCTACATTGGGCTGGCCCTGGCGTTCGGAGTTGGCATCGGCCTGGTGTCCGGCTGGACCTACGGCGGGGAGTACTTCGCGGGCTACCTCACCGAGAAGGCCCTCTCGATCGACAACCTGTTCGTGTTCCTCATTGTGATGAGCGGATTCGCTGTCCCGAAGAAGTACCAGCAGAAGGTGCTGATGATCGGCATCGTCATTGCGCTGATCCTCCGCGGCGGCTTCATCGCCATTGGGGCCGGCCTGATCGAGAACTTCTCCTGGATCTTCTACATCTTCGGCGCGCTGCTGCTCTTCCTGGCCTACAAGCAGGCGTTCGGCAGCCACGATTCCAACCCTGCAGACGGCAAGTTCATGCAGTTGGTGCGCCGCGCCCTGCCCGTCACTGACGAATACCACGGCGATAAGCTCACCGTGAAGAAGGGCGCAACGCGCTTCTTCACCCCCATGATGCTGACCATCATCGCCATTGGTTTCGTGGACCTGGTCTTTGCCGTTGACTCCATCCCGGCCATCTACGGGCTCACTGACGAGGCCTACATCGTTTTCACCGCCAACGCCTTCGCCCTTATGGGCCTGCGCCAGCTCTTCTTCCTGATCGGCGGACTGCTGGAACGCCTTGTCTACCTTGCCCACGGCCTGGCCGTCATCCTCGCCTTCATCGGCGTGAAGCTCGTCTTCCACGCATTGCACGTGAACGAGCTGTCCTTCATCAACGCCGGTCAGCCGCTGTTGTGGGTACCTGAGATCCCCATCTGGTTCTCGCTGCTGTTCATCGGCGCCGCCATTGCTGTAGCCACCGTGGCCAGCCTCATGAAGACACGTGGCGACAACGGGGGGAGCGGCCGTCACACCGCGGAGGGGGTTCTGGTGGCTGCGGTGTCTGCGGATGACCCGGAAGCTGATGAGCAGCCGGATGAGGACATGAGTCCTGCGGCCGGAGCCCCGAAGTAA
- a CDS encoding universal stress protein, which translates to MVESKAIVVGYDGSEPAARAVRWAAKEAAQRKVPLHLVHCTLWPLLTKNLGPVPGIADSGLQHAAENTLQEGVEHANQAAPDVKVLTSLLNGSPRVHLPRISAGQEMLVLGSRGLGGFMGLLVGSVSLEMAATASCPVAVIKPGGDPDGPVMVAVHDPGATAALEDACTAAAAAGARLVIIHVRTVPAGYRLVRDPVDPGAAAEALLDSAVAKARELAPGLTVEKQFLTDTSVPRAILHAAQGARLTVVGTKGHGLVKGSIGSTAHAVLHHAKGPVLVSRRQPAAKAAHES; encoded by the coding sequence ATTGTGGAATCCAAAGCCATTGTGGTGGGCTATGACGGTTCAGAACCAGCTGCACGGGCGGTCCGATGGGCTGCAAAGGAAGCGGCCCAGCGCAAGGTTCCGTTGCATCTGGTGCATTGCACGCTGTGGCCGCTGCTGACGAAGAACCTCGGTCCGGTCCCCGGCATCGCGGACAGCGGGCTTCAGCACGCGGCGGAAAATACGCTGCAAGAGGGCGTTGAGCATGCGAACCAGGCCGCCCCCGATGTGAAAGTCCTGACCAGCCTGCTGAACGGGAGCCCAAGGGTCCATCTGCCCAGGATCTCGGCCGGCCAGGAAATGCTGGTCCTGGGAAGCCGCGGACTCGGAGGATTCATGGGCCTCCTCGTCGGCTCAGTGAGCTTGGAGATGGCAGCCACAGCATCGTGCCCCGTGGCCGTGATCAAACCCGGCGGAGACCCGGACGGCCCCGTGATGGTCGCCGTTCATGACCCAGGGGCGACGGCGGCACTTGAGGATGCGTGCACCGCGGCTGCCGCGGCGGGAGCCCGGCTCGTCATCATCCACGTCCGGACAGTTCCGGCCGGCTACCGGCTGGTCCGGGACCCGGTGGATCCAGGTGCCGCAGCTGAGGCATTGCTGGATTCGGCTGTCGCCAAGGCGCGGGAGCTGGCCCCCGGACTAACGGTCGAAAAGCAGTTCCTGACCGACACCTCAGTGCCCCGCGCAATCCTGCACGCTGCCCAAGGGGCGCGCCTTACCGTCGTCGGAACCAAAGGCCACGGACTGGTCAAGGGAAGCATCGGTTCCACGGCGCATGCCGTCCTCCACCATGCCAAGGGCCCGGTGCTCGTCTCCCGGCGCCAGCCCGCCGCCAAGGCAGCGCACGAGTCGTAA
- a CDS encoding excalibur calcium-binding domain-containing protein, with translation MKENIRPATGRLKKTLALAVLTGLMLTGCGGKQAAVEPASAASATATTEVSVTVPGVVGQTLDKATDQLEKLGFKVDAKDTIDGKAIGATKNWQVLTQDPSNGTQVAKGSTVHLGVKSLEKIAAEKAAAEKAAADKAAADTAAATKAAADKVAADKAAADQAAAAKAAADQAAAAAAQKAAQAPAPAPAAVPAAPAPAAYYANCSAAKAAGAAPLYRGQPGYSSALDRDGDGVACER, from the coding sequence ATGAAAGAAAACATCAGGCCTGCCACCGGCAGGTTGAAGAAGACGCTGGCTCTGGCTGTGCTGACCGGGCTTATGTTGACAGGTTGCGGCGGCAAGCAGGCGGCGGTGGAGCCGGCCTCTGCCGCCTCCGCGACTGCCACCACTGAAGTGTCCGTCACCGTTCCCGGAGTTGTAGGCCAGACCCTGGACAAGGCGACAGATCAGCTGGAAAAGCTGGGCTTCAAGGTTGATGCGAAAGACACCATCGACGGCAAGGCCATCGGCGCGACGAAGAACTGGCAGGTGCTGACCCAGGACCCTTCCAACGGCACCCAAGTAGCAAAAGGCTCCACGGTGCACCTCGGGGTGAAGTCCCTGGAAAAAATCGCCGCTGAGAAGGCCGCTGCCGAGAAGGCGGCAGCTGACAAGGCAGCAGCCGACACTGCCGCAGCCACGAAGGCCGCTGCCGACAAGGTCGCGGCGGACAAGGCGGCGGCTGATCAAGCTGCTGCTGCTAAAGCGGCAGCAGACCAAGCTGCCGCAGCCGCGGCTCAGAAGGCAGCCCAGGCTCCGGCACCTGCTCCTGCGGCCGTTCCTGCTGCGCCGGCGCCGGCGGCGTACTACGCCAACTGCAGTGCCGCGAAGGCGGCCGGTGCCGCCCCGCTGTACAGGGGTCAGCCGGGTTACAGTTCGGCTCTGGACCGCGACGGCGACGGAGTTGCCTGCGAGCGTTAG
- a CDS encoding DUF1524 domain-containing protein, translating into MLLGALSGGIGGALIFLGISAALTGLYVLLTGRRSWAWLPAKRKAGAVAIAVSFALLIGGAVALPRVASADLEAASADSAAKAGSATASPLAPPVAAPSSTPTPSPTAEETGEPLDPETTNVVAAGVTVAAPNPQPAYATKAIDLLATLPIKGRAPKTGYDRAQFGQAWADVDRNGCDTRNDILKRDLTGITYTNSVPCKVQSGTLADPYTGTTISFLRGSATSIAVQIDHVVALSDAWQKGAQQLTAEQRTAFANDPLNLQATDGPTNQQKGDGDAATWLPPNKGFRCEYVARQISVKATYGLWVTQAEHDAMARILGDCSGQLAPTNQQAPAPVAAEPAPAVVAPAPVPAPVAPVPAPAAVVPAPAPVAPAPAPAPAAVYYANCTAARAAGAAPIYAGQAGYRPALDRDSDGIACE; encoded by the coding sequence ATGCTTTTGGGCGCACTCAGCGGAGGCATAGGAGGCGCCCTGATCTTCCTGGGAATCTCCGCTGCGCTGACGGGTCTTTACGTGCTGCTCACCGGGCGCCGCTCCTGGGCCTGGCTGCCGGCGAAACGCAAGGCCGGCGCCGTCGCGATCGCCGTGTCCTTCGCCCTCCTCATTGGTGGTGCCGTCGCGCTGCCCCGCGTGGCAAGTGCGGACCTTGAAGCCGCCTCCGCGGATAGCGCGGCCAAGGCGGGGTCCGCAACAGCCAGCCCCCTTGCACCACCCGTGGCGGCGCCGTCGTCCACTCCCACTCCTTCGCCCACGGCGGAGGAAACCGGAGAGCCGCTGGATCCGGAGACCACGAATGTTGTGGCGGCGGGCGTCACCGTGGCAGCGCCCAACCCGCAGCCCGCCTACGCCACCAAGGCGATCGACCTGCTGGCAACGCTTCCCATCAAGGGCCGGGCGCCGAAGACGGGGTATGACCGGGCGCAATTCGGGCAGGCGTGGGCGGATGTGGACAGGAACGGTTGCGATACCCGCAATGACATCCTCAAGCGGGACCTCACCGGCATCACGTACACGAACAGCGTGCCCTGCAAGGTGCAGTCCGGCACCCTCGCCGATCCATACACTGGCACAACCATCAGTTTCCTGCGCGGTTCCGCGACGAGCATTGCCGTGCAGATCGACCACGTGGTGGCGCTGAGTGACGCCTGGCAGAAAGGCGCCCAGCAGTTGACCGCGGAGCAGCGGACGGCGTTTGCGAATGATCCGCTGAACCTGCAGGCCACCGACGGGCCCACCAACCAGCAAAAGGGCGACGGCGACGCTGCCACCTGGCTGCCGCCCAACAAGGGTTTCCGGTGCGAGTACGTTGCCCGCCAAATTTCCGTGAAGGCCACATACGGGTTGTGGGTGACCCAGGCCGAACACGACGCGATGGCTCGGATCCTGGGCGACTGTTCCGGTCAGCTGGCGCCGACCAACCAGCAAGCGCCGGCGCCCGTTGCGGCTGAGCCGGCACCTGCTGTTGTCGCGCCTGCTCCTGTTCCCGCTCCTGTGGCTCCCGTCCCGGCACCGGCTGCCGTCGTCCCCGCACCCGCTCCTGTGGCCCCTGCTCCCGCGCCAGCGCCTGCCGCTGTGTACTACGCCAACTGCACTGCGGCGAGGGCCGCTGGAGCGGCGCCGATCTACGCGGGCCAGGCCGGATACCGGCCGGCGCTGGACCGCGACTCCGACGGCATCGCCTGCGAGTAG
- a CDS encoding VOC family protein: protein MQMRLEVVQVPVSDVEKSKAFYTEQLGFVLDHDVEHIPGMRVVQLTPPGSAASVVIGTGMTAMVPGSLEGLQLVVPDLPAVREELVGRGAEISEIQDLGGVLFAYFSDPDGNRWVMQGQTPPAVRDAHKAG, encoded by the coding sequence ATGCAAATGCGCCTCGAGGTTGTCCAGGTCCCGGTTTCCGACGTCGAGAAATCAAAAGCGTTTTACACAGAACAACTGGGCTTTGTGCTGGACCACGACGTGGAGCACATTCCCGGCATGCGCGTTGTCCAGCTGACTCCGCCGGGTTCTGCCGCCTCGGTGGTCATCGGAACCGGAATGACCGCCATGGTACCGGGCAGCCTGGAAGGGCTGCAGCTGGTGGTTCCGGACCTCCCGGCCGTAAGGGAAGAACTGGTCGGCCGCGGCGCGGAGATCAGCGAAATCCAGGATCTGGGTGGCGTCCTGTTCGCTTACTTCAGCGACCCCGACGGCAACCGCTGGGTCATGCAGGGACAAACCCCGCCGGCAGTCCGCGACGCCCACAAAGCCGGCTAG
- a CDS encoding GNAT family N-acetyltransferase codes for MDYVLRRATPEDAEAIVLMHTAAHEESYGHLLSPGFFAERRRSIPERVARRRPYLDVPHPRIFAEDANGEVVGLADAGPPRHEDSPFPLELYSIFVLARAQGSGLGKALLEAALGDSPAYLWVLEENVKAQAFYRRQGFTFDGGRGNLPPEWESVPELRMVRDRLRS; via the coding sequence ATGGATTATGTTCTTCGCCGGGCCACCCCGGAGGATGCCGAAGCCATCGTGTTGATGCATACGGCTGCGCATGAGGAAAGCTACGGACACCTGCTCTCGCCCGGCTTTTTCGCCGAACGTCGACGGTCCATTCCGGAACGCGTGGCCCGGCGCCGCCCATACCTTGACGTGCCGCACCCCCGGATCTTCGCCGAGGATGCCAACGGTGAGGTTGTGGGCCTCGCCGACGCCGGCCCGCCGCGCCACGAGGACAGCCCGTTTCCGCTGGAGCTGTACTCGATCTTCGTTCTTGCCCGGGCACAGGGGAGTGGGCTGGGGAAGGCGCTGCTTGAGGCCGCCCTCGGCGATTCGCCCGCGTACTTGTGGGTTCTGGAGGAGAACGTGAAGGCGCAGGCGTTCTACCGGCGCCAAGGTTTCACGTTCGACGGCGGTCGCGGGAACCTTCCGCCGGAGTGGGAAAGCGTGCCGGAACTGCGTATGGTCCGGGACCGGCTCCGGAGCTAG
- a CDS encoding cupin domain-containing protein, whose amino-acid sequence MGSTFPGATGLSEISIYDWPGADGAAGGSPHVHTASTEAYVVLAGTGRLETLDSRGFTSTPLVPGVVLWFTPGTVHRAINDSGDLKILVVMQNAGLPEHGDAVMTFPPEHLTDPATYRRAAALEHTDADSGLDAAEEAARRRRDLALEGYLALKDAVLRSGPAALAGFHAAAARLASAKAETWAGLLAAGAARQAEVTRQQLVSLDTAESIYLGRARTTMGKRENRRIYGMCGRIQGWELSDN is encoded by the coding sequence ATGGGCTCAACGTTCCCCGGCGCCACCGGACTGTCCGAGATCAGCATTTATGACTGGCCCGGGGCGGACGGCGCCGCAGGCGGGTCACCCCACGTGCACACTGCTTCCACCGAGGCATACGTGGTCTTGGCGGGAACCGGCCGGCTGGAGACCCTTGATTCACGGGGGTTCACCTCGACTCCGTTGGTTCCAGGGGTGGTTCTATGGTTCACCCCCGGCACCGTCCACCGGGCCATCAATGATTCGGGAGACCTGAAAATCCTGGTGGTCATGCAAAACGCTGGGTTACCCGAGCACGGGGACGCCGTGATGACCTTCCCGCCGGAGCACCTCACCGACCCGGCCACGTACCGCCGCGCCGCTGCCCTGGAGCACACGGATGCCGATTCCGGACTGGACGCCGCGGAGGAAGCCGCGCGCCGTCGTCGTGATTTGGCGCTGGAAGGCTACCTGGCGCTGAAAGACGCCGTCCTCCGCTCCGGACCGGCGGCGTTGGCAGGATTCCACGCCGCGGCGGCCCGGCTGGCGTCTGCCAAAGCCGAAACCTGGGCCGGGCTTCTGGCAGCGGGGGCGGCCCGGCAGGCGGAGGTCACCCGGCAGCAACTGGTTTCTCTGGACACGGCAGAAAGTATCTATCTGGGGAGAGCGCGAACTACGATGGGAAAACGGGAAAACCGCAGGATTTACGGCATGTGTGGCCGGATTCAGGGGTGGGAACTTTCCGATAACTAG
- a CDS encoding PmoA family protein has product MPTTTPSAVQTARLDVTDDGAALTFTADGKPIATYTYRPTDRQYESPRPFFHPLTTLGGDEVTISRPWDHVWHKGLSWALPNVGKHNFWGGATYTRATEYANLDNNGAMTHTSFTGIEHSGAGITASESLTWTSQDGQPVIAEDRRFNIQLLADSGAGGESGGAYAILFETTMRNIPGDEIRIGSPTTEGRHNAGYGGLFWRGPRSFTGGEFRNPDGTGTDEFMGTRSPWIAFTGKHDVSCRSSTIAFVEDGSNPGAPNRWFARSSMFACLGSAPFFSEEVPLREGEPLTYRYAVVIADGDVDQVRAAALAAAAQAALGTWA; this is encoded by the coding sequence ATGCCCACCACCACACCTTCAGCCGTCCAGACTGCCCGGCTGGATGTCACCGACGACGGCGCAGCCCTCACCTTCACCGCCGACGGCAAACCCATCGCCACCTACACCTACCGGCCCACGGACCGCCAATACGAGAGTCCCCGCCCGTTCTTCCATCCGCTCACCACCTTGGGCGGAGACGAAGTCACCATCTCCCGGCCCTGGGACCATGTCTGGCACAAGGGACTTTCGTGGGCGCTGCCGAACGTAGGCAAACACAACTTCTGGGGCGGCGCCACCTACACGCGCGCCACCGAGTACGCCAACCTGGACAACAACGGCGCCATGACCCATACCTCCTTCACCGGGATCGAGCACTCCGGCGCAGGGATCACGGCGTCGGAATCCCTCACCTGGACATCGCAGGACGGTCAGCCGGTCATTGCGGAGGACCGCCGGTTCAACATCCAGCTGCTGGCGGACAGCGGTGCTGGCGGAGAATCCGGGGGTGCCTACGCCATCCTCTTCGAAACCACCATGCGCAACATCCCCGGTGATGAGATCCGGATCGGCAGTCCCACCACGGAAGGCCGCCACAACGCAGGCTACGGCGGCCTCTTCTGGCGCGGCCCACGGTCCTTCACCGGCGGGGAGTTCCGCAACCCGGACGGTACGGGCACCGACGAATTCATGGGCACCCGCTCGCCGTGGATCGCCTTCACCGGCAAGCACGATGTCAGCTGCCGGTCCTCCACCATCGCCTTCGTGGAAGACGGTTCGAACCCGGGTGCGCCCAACCGGTGGTTCGCACGGTCGTCCATGTTCGCCTGCCTGGGGTCGGCGCCCTTTTTCAGCGAGGAGGTCCCGCTGCGGGAAGGGGAACCGCTGACGTACCGCTACGCAGTGGTAATCGCCGATGGCGACGTGGACCAGGTCCGTGCCGCGGCGCTGGCGGCGGCCGCGCAAGCTGCCCTTGGCACGTGGGCCTGA
- a CDS encoding Gfo/Idh/MocA family oxidoreductase — MRTYKVAIVGTGGIAAVHADNLARTGGRAELVAACDVDQDRLDAFAGKHGIPGTYLTLAELLAGAQPDIVHLCTPPMLHIDQAIECLEAGVHVLSEKPPALSLADFDRLEKAQAKGGAQFSCVFQHRFGDAAAAARELIGGAGFGRPLVARCDTLWYRPDSYWDLPWRGTWNAEGGGPTMGHGIHQFDLLLHLLGPWEEVTAVAGRQARATSTEDLSAALVRFRNGAVATIVNSLLSPRETSDIRIDCEFATVELSHLYGYATDNWSVTGAPGHEDQVRAEWNSRPLERGSGHSAQFLAMYHALDDGLPLPAGADSARQTLELAAAIYASAFTGRAVRRGEIVPGHPFYGGMDGDGLGTAALDATALNETAFDSARA, encoded by the coding sequence ATGCGGACGTACAAAGTGGCCATCGTGGGCACCGGCGGGATCGCCGCGGTCCACGCGGACAACCTGGCGCGGACGGGCGGGCGCGCCGAGCTCGTGGCCGCCTGCGACGTGGACCAGGACCGGCTGGATGCCTTTGCGGGGAAGCACGGCATTCCCGGCACGTACCTCACGCTGGCCGAACTGCTGGCGGGGGCCCAGCCGGACATCGTGCACCTCTGCACCCCGCCCATGCTGCACATCGATCAAGCCATCGAATGCCTCGAGGCCGGGGTGCACGTACTCTCGGAGAAGCCCCCGGCGCTGAGCCTGGCGGACTTCGACCGGCTGGAGAAAGCCCAAGCCAAAGGCGGCGCCCAGTTCTCCTGCGTGTTCCAGCACCGGTTCGGGGATGCTGCCGCCGCCGCCCGGGAGTTGATCGGCGGCGCCGGATTCGGCCGCCCGCTGGTGGCCCGCTGCGATACCCTCTGGTACCGGCCGGACAGCTACTGGGACCTGCCCTGGCGCGGCACGTGGAACGCTGAGGGCGGCGGCCCCACCATGGGCCACGGCATCCACCAATTCGATCTTCTCCTCCACCTGCTGGGCCCATGGGAGGAGGTCACCGCGGTTGCAGGCCGGCAGGCACGTGCCACGTCCACCGAAGACCTGTCCGCCGCACTGGTCCGGTTCCGCAACGGTGCCGTGGCCACCATCGTCAACTCACTGCTCTCGCCCCGGGAGACCTCGGACATCCGGATTGACTGCGAGTTCGCCACCGTGGAACTGAGCCATCTTTACGGTTACGCCACGGACAACTGGAGTGTCACCGGCGCGCCAGGCCACGAAGACCAGGTCCGCGCCGAGTGGAACAGCCGGCCGCTGGAACGGGGCAGCGGACACTCCGCCCAGTTCCTGGCCATGTACCACGCGCTCGACGACGGACTTCCGCTGCCGGCCGGGGCGGACTCCGCCCGGCAAACACTTGAGCTCGCTGCCGCGATCTACGCCTCCGCGTTTACCGGCAGGGCCGTGCGTCGCGGCGAGATCGTCCCGGGCCATCCCTTCTACGGCGGGATGGACGGGGACGGGCTGGGCACTGCCGCGCTGGATGCCACAGCCCTCAACGAAACAGCCTTCGACTCCGCCCGCGCCTGA
- a CDS encoding glycoside hydrolase family 3 N-terminal domain-containing protein, which yields MTSGAAEKQALPSPAAGIEPPAAVGHLSLDELVRQMTLEEKLAQLVGVWVNASTDGDSVAPLQNEMAGDARSWEDVISAGLGQITRMYGTVPLEPLEGARRLAAAQEQIMAASRFRIPAQVHEECLAGLAAWKATAFPVPLAWGATFNPALVRRMAGLIGDQMRELGVHQGLAPVLDVVRDLRWGRVEETIGEDPYLVGTVASSYVQGLEAAGIVATLKHFVGYSASRAGRNHAPVSMGPRELADVMLPPFELAIKDGGARSVMHAYTDTDGVPAAANRALLTSLLRDEWGFAGTVVADYFGIAFLNATHGVATDSGEAAALALTAGVDVELPTVNCYGTPLLERVRSGEVPESLVDTALLRVLRQKQEAGLLSPDFDPAPPALAAGAIDLDPAAHRALAREIAAQSLVLLTNRTHDDGPSLPLPAAALASLGVVGPLAQDPFAMLGCYSFDAHVGASHPEVPMGIRVPTVAGAAAERCGHIRTAATGTCEAISDGQILEACGIASGVDTCVIVVGDNAGLFGRGTSGEGNDAADLRLPGDQHRMLDQVLTAAEAAGTRTVVVVLSGRPYALGDFAGRAGAIVQGFFPGEEGAEALWDVLTGAVSPSGKLPVSVPRTSGGQPGTYLHSRLAGPSGVSALDPSPLFGFGHGLSYTTFEYSCHAASRPTMTTSGAVTVGCTVANTGPVDGAEVVQLYLEDPVGEVVRPVRELIGYARVDLAAGASARVEFTVHADRTSFTGLDLKRVVTPGLVKLHVATSSSQDIHTHELILHGERRVVGFDREMLTPVTVTLH from the coding sequence GTGACCAGCGGTGCCGCCGAAAAGCAAGCCCTCCCCTCACCCGCGGCGGGCATCGAGCCGCCTGCCGCCGTCGGACATTTGTCCCTCGACGAGCTGGTGCGGCAGATGACCCTGGAGGAAAAACTGGCCCAGCTGGTGGGCGTGTGGGTGAATGCTTCCACTGACGGCGACTCCGTGGCTCCGTTGCAGAACGAGATGGCAGGCGACGCCCGCTCCTGGGAGGACGTGATCTCCGCGGGCCTCGGCCAGATCACCCGGATGTACGGAACGGTCCCGCTGGAGCCGCTCGAGGGGGCGCGCCGGCTGGCCGCCGCGCAGGAGCAGATCATGGCCGCCTCACGGTTCCGGATCCCGGCGCAGGTGCATGAGGAATGCCTGGCCGGGCTCGCCGCCTGGAAAGCAACGGCCTTTCCCGTGCCGCTGGCATGGGGTGCCACCTTCAACCCGGCACTGGTGCGCCGGATGGCCGGCCTGATCGGCGACCAGATGCGGGAACTGGGCGTCCACCAGGGCCTGGCGCCGGTACTGGATGTGGTGCGCGACCTCCGCTGGGGCCGGGTGGAAGAAACCATTGGCGAGGACCCATACCTGGTGGGCACCGTGGCAAGCTCCTACGTCCAGGGGCTGGAAGCGGCAGGAATCGTGGCCACCCTCAAGCACTTCGTGGGCTACTCCGCCTCACGCGCCGGACGGAACCACGCGCCGGTCTCCATGGGCCCCCGGGAGCTCGCGGACGTCATGCTGCCCCCGTTCGAGCTCGCCATCAAGGACGGCGGCGCCCGCTCCGTGATGCACGCCTACACGGACACCGACGGCGTTCCCGCCGCGGCCAACCGTGCCCTGCTGACCTCCCTGCTCCGGGACGAGTGGGGCTTCGCCGGGACCGTGGTGGCAGACTACTTCGGCATCGCCTTCCTCAACGCCACGCACGGCGTCGCCACCGATTCCGGAGAGGCTGCAGCCCTGGCGTTGACAGCGGGCGTCGACGTGGAACTGCCCACCGTCAACTGCTACGGCACGCCCTTGCTTGAGCGCGTGCGCTCCGGCGAGGTCCCCGAATCCCTGGTGGACACCGCGCTCCTGCGGGTGCTGCGGCAGAAGCAGGAAGCCGGGCTGCTCTCGCCGGACTTCGACCCCGCTCCCCCGGCCCTGGCTGCCGGCGCCATCGACCTTGACCCGGCGGCCCACCGGGCGCTGGCCCGGGAGATCGCCGCACAGTCACTGGTGCTGCTGACCAACAGGACGCACGACGACGGGCCAAGCCTGCCGCTGCCCGCGGCGGCTTTGGCGTCGCTGGGCGTGGTGGGGCCGCTGGCGCAGGACCCGTTCGCCATGCTGGGCTGCTATTCCTTTGACGCCCACGTCGGAGCATCCCATCCCGAGGTGCCCATGGGCATCCGGGTTCCCACCGTGGCCGGTGCAGCCGCCGAGCGTTGTGGCCACATCCGGACCGCGGCCACGGGAACGTGCGAGGCCATCAGCGACGGGCAGATCCTGGAAGCCTGCGGGATTGCCTCAGGCGTGGACACCTGCGTGATCGTGGTGGGTGACAACGCCGGCCTCTTTGGCCGCGGCACCTCCGGCGAAGGCAACGATGCTGCCGACCTGCGGCTCCCGGGCGACCAGCACCGCATGCTGGACCAGGTCCTCACCGCCGCCGAGGCTGCCGGAACGCGCACCGTCGTCGTGGTCCTCAGCGGCCGGCCTTACGCCCTGGGCGACTTCGCAGGCAGGGCCGGAGCGATTGTCCAAGGGTTCTTCCCGGGCGAGGAGGGCGCGGAGGCGCTGTGGGACGTCCTGACCGGAGCCGTGAGCCCTTCCGGCAAGCTGCCCGTTTCCGTGCCGCGGACCTCCGGCGGACAACCCGGCACCTACCTGCACAGCCGCCTGGCCGGGCCGTCCGGCGTCAGCGCGCTGGACCCATCGCCGCTGTTCGGTTTCGGGCACGGCCTGTCCTACACGACCTTTGAATATTCCTGCCATGCGGCCAGCCGACCCACCATGACGACGTCGGGCGCCGTCACCGTGGGATGCACGGTGGCCAATACCGGCCCGGTTGACGGCGCGGAAGTGGTGCAGCTGTACCTTGAGGACCCGGTAGGCGAGGTGGTCCGCCCTGTCCGCGAACTGATTGGCTACGCCCGGGTGGACCTTGCCGCCGGCGCATCGGCCCGGGTGGAGTTCACGGTACACGCGGACCGGACGTCCTTCACCGGGCTGGACCTGAAGCGGGTGGTGACCCCAGGGCTGGTGAAGCTGCACGTGGCGACCTCCAGCAGCCAGGACATCCACACCCATGAACTGATCCTGCACGGCGAGCGCCGAGTGGTGGGCTTTGACCGGGAGATGCTGACACCGGTAACGGTGACGCTGCACTAG